From Pantoea sp. Ep11b, the proteins below share one genomic window:
- the murG gene encoding undecaprenyldiphospho-muramoylpentapeptide beta-N-acetylglucosaminyltransferase, whose translation MSGKRLMVMAGGTGGHVFPGLAVAHHLMEQGWEVRWLGTADRMEADLVPKHGIDIDFIRISGLRGKGLKALLQAPLRIFNAWRQARRIMKAWQPDVVLGMGGYVSGPGGLAAWSCGIPVVLHEQNGIAGLTNKWLSKIATKVLQAFPGAFPAADVVGNPVRTDVLALPLPAQRMAGRHGPVRVLVIGGSQGARILNQTLPQVAARVGDEITLWHQTGKGALPETEKAYQQAGQSRHKVTEFIDDMAAAYAWADLVVCRSGALTVSEVAAAGLPAIFVPFQHKDRQQYWNALPLEKAGAARIFEQPQFTAEAVADQLRHWDRATLLTMAEQARQVAIPDATERVAQEVARAAK comes from the coding sequence ATGAGCGGTAAGCGATTGATGGTGATGGCAGGCGGAACCGGTGGACATGTCTTTCCCGGTCTGGCTGTCGCCCATCATCTGATGGAGCAGGGCTGGGAGGTGCGCTGGCTGGGTACGGCCGACCGTATGGAAGCCGATCTGGTGCCAAAGCATGGCATCGACATCGACTTTATCCGCATCAGCGGATTACGCGGCAAAGGCCTGAAAGCCCTCCTGCAGGCCCCGCTGCGCATTTTCAACGCATGGCGTCAGGCGCGCCGCATCATGAAAGCCTGGCAGCCGGATGTGGTGCTGGGCATGGGCGGCTACGTTTCGGGCCCCGGCGGTCTGGCGGCCTGGAGTTGTGGCATTCCGGTGGTGCTGCATGAGCAGAATGGCATCGCCGGATTGACTAACAAGTGGCTGTCGAAAATCGCCACCAAAGTGCTGCAGGCTTTCCCGGGCGCCTTCCCCGCCGCTGATGTGGTAGGAAACCCGGTGCGTACCGATGTTCTGGCGCTGCCGCTGCCTGCGCAGCGGATGGCTGGTCGTCACGGCCCCGTGCGGGTGCTGGTGATTGGCGGCAGTCAGGGCGCACGGATACTGAATCAGACCCTGCCGCAGGTCGCGGCGCGGGTGGGTGATGAGATCACCCTGTGGCACCAGACCGGTAAAGGGGCGCTGCCCGAAACCGAGAAAGCCTATCAGCAGGCCGGTCAGAGCCGGCACAAGGTGACCGAGTTTATTGATGATATGGCGGCCGCCTACGCCTGGGCGGACCTGGTGGTGTGTCGCTCTGGTGCGTTAACCGTGAGCGAAGTCGCTGCCGCAGGTTTACCGGCGATTTTTGTGCCGTTTCAGCATAAAGATCGCCAGCAGTACTGGAACGCGCTGCCGCTGGAGAAAGCGGGCGCCGCCAGAATTTTTGAGCAGCCGCAGTTTACGGCGGAGGCCGTCGCGGATCAGCTCCGCCACTGGGATCGCGCAACACTGCTGACGATGGCTGAACAGGCCCGTCAGGTGGCGATCCCCGATGCGACCGAACGGGTCGCTCAGGAAGTGGCTCGCGCCGCAAAGTAA
- a CDS encoding D-alanine--D-alanine ligase, translating to MADKVAVLMGGTSAEREVSLNSGQAVVAGLREMGIDAEGIDTRDVSVLTLKEQGFTKAFIALHGRGGEDGTLQAVLEFLQLPYTGSGVMASAVTMDKLRTKLLWQGRGLPSGRFVWLTRQQCDAGLDAACHAEIAALGLPLFVKPACEGSSVGISRVNDLSALPAALELAFKHDNDVLVEAFLSGAEYTVAIVGDRILPAIEIKSASEFYDYEAKYISDDTQYLCPADLSPEREAELQQLVLAAWRALGCSGWGRIDVMTDGAGHFQLLEANTSPGMTSHSLVPMAAKQAGMSFPQLVAHILELAD from the coding sequence ATGGCTGATAAAGTGGCTGTATTAATGGGCGGCACCTCGGCAGAGCGCGAGGTTTCGCTGAATTCAGGTCAGGCCGTTGTCGCCGGATTACGGGAAATGGGGATTGATGCCGAGGGCATCGACACCCGCGACGTCTCTGTGCTGACGCTGAAAGAGCAGGGCTTCACCAAAGCCTTTATCGCGCTGCATGGCCGGGGCGGAGAGGATGGCACGCTGCAGGCCGTCCTGGAGTTTCTGCAACTGCCCTATACCGGCAGCGGCGTGATGGCCTCGGCGGTGACTATGGACAAGCTGCGTACCAAACTGCTGTGGCAGGGGCGTGGCTTACCTTCAGGCCGCTTTGTCTGGCTGACACGTCAGCAGTGTGATGCCGGACTGGATGCCGCGTGTCACGCGGAGATTGCGGCGCTGGGCTTGCCGCTGTTTGTTAAGCCCGCCTGTGAAGGCTCCAGCGTGGGTATCAGCCGGGTCAACGATCTGAGCGCGCTGCCTGCGGCGCTGGAACTGGCGTTTAAGCACGACAACGATGTGCTGGTTGAGGCGTTTCTCAGCGGCGCGGAGTATACCGTGGCGATTGTGGGCGACCGCATCCTGCCGGCCATCGAAATAAAGAGCGCCAGCGAGTTCTATGATTATGAAGCAAAATACATTTCTGACGATACTCAGTACCTCTGTCCGGCAGATTTAAGCCCTGAACGCGAGGCGGAGCTACAGCAGCTGGTGCTGGCCGCCTGGCGTGCGCTGGGATGCAGCGGCTGGGGACGGATAGATGTGATGACCGATGGGGCAGGGCACTTCCAGCTCCTGGAGGCGAACACCTCGCCGGGTATGACCAGTCACAGCCTGGTGCCGATGGCGGCAAAACAGGCGGGCATGAGTTTCCCGCAGCTGGTTGCCCATATTCTGGAGCTGGCCGACTGA
- the ftsW gene encoding cell division protein FtsW — protein MRIPGAGVAQFFGGRLKDWVMGARESDDTSLVLYDRTLLWLTLGLAVIGFVMVTSASMPVGQRLNDDLFYFAKRDAFYIALAFGMALVTLRVPMDFWQRYSNVMLMVTVAMLLIVLVVGSSVNGASRWIALGPLRIQPAELSKLSLFCYLASYLVRKVEEVRNNFWGFCKPMGVMVVLAVLLLAQPDLGTVVVLFVTTLAMLFLAGAKLWQFMAIIGSGIFAVILLIIAEPYRMRRVTSFWNPWEDPFGSGYQLTQSLMAFGRGEFWGQGLGNSVQKLEYLPEAHTDFIFAIIGEELGYVGVVLALLMVFFVAFRAMSIGRRALELDQRFSGFLACSIGVWFSFQALVNVGAAAGMLPTKGLTLPLISYGGSSLIIMSTAIVFLLRIDYETRLAKAQAFTRGGR, from the coding sequence ATGCGTATTCCTGGTGCCGGTGTGGCGCAATTCTTTGGCGGACGCCTGAAAGACTGGGTCATGGGCGCACGCGAGAGCGATGACACGTCGCTGGTGCTCTATGACCGCACGCTGCTATGGCTGACGCTGGGCCTGGCGGTGATCGGTTTTGTGATGGTGACATCGGCCTCAATGCCGGTCGGTCAGCGTCTCAACGATGACCTGTTCTACTTTGCCAAGCGTGATGCGTTCTATATTGCGCTGGCCTTTGGTATGGCGCTGGTCACGCTGCGGGTGCCGATGGATTTCTGGCAACGTTACAGCAACGTGATGCTGATGGTGACGGTAGCGATGCTGCTGATTGTTCTGGTGGTCGGTAGCTCGGTTAACGGGGCCTCGCGCTGGATCGCGCTGGGGCCACTGCGTATTCAGCCTGCCGAGCTGTCGAAGCTCTCCCTGTTCTGCTATCTCGCCAGCTACCTGGTGCGCAAGGTAGAGGAGGTGCGTAACAACTTCTGGGGCTTCTGTAAGCCGATGGGCGTGATGGTGGTACTGGCGGTTTTACTGCTGGCGCAGCCCGACCTCGGAACGGTCGTCGTACTCTTTGTGACCACGCTGGCGATGCTGTTTCTGGCGGGTGCCAAACTGTGGCAGTTCATGGCCATCATCGGCTCCGGTATTTTCGCGGTGATCCTGCTGATTATCGCCGAACCTTACCGTATGCGCCGTGTGACCTCGTTCTGGAATCCGTGGGAAGATCCCTTTGGTAGCGGCTATCAGCTGACGCAGTCGCTGATGGCATTTGGTCGCGGCGAATTCTGGGGCCAGGGGCTGGGTAACTCCGTACAAAAGCTGGAATATCTGCCGGAAGCGCATACCGACTTTATTTTCGCCATCATAGGGGAAGAACTCGGCTACGTCGGTGTGGTATTGGCACTTTTAATGGTATTCTTCGTCGCTTTTCGTGCGATGTCGATTGGTCGCCGTGCACTGGAGCTGGATCAGCGTTTCTCCGGCTTTCTGGCCTGTTCGATCGGGGTCTGGTTCAGCTTCCAGGCGCTGGTTAATGTCGGGGCCGCCGCCGGTATGCTGCCGACCAAAGGTCTGACGTTACCGCTGATCAGCTACGGTGGGTCGAGTCTGATCATTATGTCGACGGCCATCGTCTTTTTATTACGCATAGATTATGAAACGCGCCTGGCGAAAGCGCAGGCGTTTACCCGAGGTGGTCGATGA
- the murC gene encoding UDP-N-acetylmuramate--L-alanine ligase, which produces MNTQQLAKLRSIVPEMRRVRHIHFVGIGGAGMGGIAEVLANEGYHISGSDLAPNPVTQHLTGLGATIYFNHRPENVTDASVVVVSSAVSQDNPELVAAREQRIPVIRRAEMLAELMRFRHGIAVAGTHGKTTTTAMVSSIYAEAGLDPTFVNGGLVKAAGTHARLGHSRYLIAEADESDASFLHLQPMVAIVTNIEADHMDTYQGDFGNLKQTFINFLHNLPFYGRAVMCVDDAVIRDLIPRVGRHITTYGFSDDADLRIENYEQLGAQGHFTLIRQDKAPLKITLNAPGRHNALNAAAAVAVASEEGIEDNAILAALESFQGTGRRFDLLGEFPTEPVNGQPGSAMLVDDYGHHPTEVDATIKAARAGWPDKKLVMVFQPHRYSRTRDLFDDFANVLSHVDVLLMLDVYSAGETAIPGADSRSLCRAIRNRGKVDPILVTEHEALPEMLAPLLSGNDLILVQGAGNVGKVARKLAEIKLQPAPEAEDRHG; this is translated from the coding sequence ATGAATACACAACAATTGGCAAAACTGCGTTCTATTGTGCCCGAGATGCGTCGCGTCCGGCACATCCACTTTGTCGGCATCGGTGGTGCGGGCATGGGCGGTATTGCCGAAGTGTTAGCAAATGAAGGCTACCATATCAGCGGTTCAGATCTGGCCCCTAACCCGGTGACACAGCATCTGACCGGACTGGGTGCCACCATTTATTTTAACCATCGCCCTGAGAACGTCACCGATGCCAGCGTGGTCGTGGTGTCCAGCGCCGTTTCGCAGGATAACCCTGAACTGGTGGCGGCCCGCGAACAGCGTATCCCGGTGATCCGCCGTGCGGAGATGCTGGCTGAGCTGATGCGCTTCCGTCACGGCATCGCCGTTGCCGGGACGCATGGCAAAACCACCACCACGGCGATGGTTTCAAGTATTTATGCGGAAGCGGGTCTCGATCCGACCTTCGTTAACGGCGGCCTGGTGAAAGCCGCAGGCACCCATGCGCGCCTGGGTCACAGCCGCTATCTGATTGCCGAAGCGGATGAGAGCGATGCGTCGTTCCTGCATCTGCAGCCGATGGTGGCGATTGTGACCAACATCGAAGCCGATCACATGGACACTTATCAGGGCGATTTCGGGAACCTGAAGCAGACGTTTATTAACTTCCTGCACAACCTGCCGTTTTATGGTCGCGCAGTGATGTGCGTGGATGATGCGGTGATCCGTGACCTGATCCCGCGCGTGGGACGCCATATCACCACTTACGGCTTCAGCGACGATGCGGATCTGCGGATCGAGAACTACGAGCAGCTGGGTGCCCAGGGCCATTTCACCCTGATCCGTCAGGATAAAGCGCCGCTGAAGATTACGCTGAACGCGCCGGGCCGTCACAACGCCCTGAACGCGGCCGCCGCCGTCGCCGTCGCCAGCGAAGAGGGCATTGAAGACAATGCAATTCTGGCTGCGCTGGAGAGTTTCCAGGGTACCGGTCGTCGCTTTGATCTGCTGGGTGAGTTCCCGACAGAGCCGGTCAATGGTCAGCCAGGCAGCGCGATGCTGGTGGATGACTACGGCCATCATCCCACCGAAGTGGATGCGACGATCAAAGCCGCACGCGCAGGCTGGCCGGATAAAAAGCTGGTGATGGTGTTTCAGCCGCACCGCTACAGCCGGACCCGCGACCTGTTCGACGATTTTGCCAACGTGTTGTCCCATGTGGATGTGCTGCTGATGCTGGATGTTTACTCGGCCGGTGAAACCGCCATTCCGGGGGCTGACAGCCGTTCGCTGTGCCGGGCGATCCGTAACCGTGGCAAGGTCGATCCGATCCTGGTCACGGAACATGAGGCCCTGCCGGAGATGCTGGCGCCGCTGCTGTCAGGTAACGACCTGATTCTGGTTCAGGGTGCCGGAAACGTCGGCAAAGTGGCGCGTAAACTGGCTGAGATCAAACTCCAGCCAGCGCCTGAAGCGGAGGATCGTCATGGCTGA